Within the Halomonas sp. HL-93 genome, the region GGGGTGGTTCAGCGTAGAGACACGCCACGAGATCCGTGTAGCGCTCGCGAACGAGCCGTTGGTTCACCGATCCCTTGTCGGTCAATTCGCCACGATCAACGGAAAGCGGCTGGTCGAGCAGCAATAGGCGCTCCAACCGCATGGAGCTTGACTGGCCACGGCAGTGGGTCGCCAGGCGCTTTGCGAACCACTGTTGCAGGTTGGGGTCTGCGGCCAGAACCTCAAGCGGCGTTTTCCCTGAGCCAAGCTGCTGTTGGCAGGCAGGAAGGTTCAGCACGACGATGCCGGTCAGGTAGTCACGTCCTTCGCCGACCACCACGATGTCCTGTGCGAGTGGGGCGAAGTGTTCGACGAGATGTAGACGCAGGGTGCCCACATTGACCCAGGTGCCGGTCACCAGTTTGAAGTTCTCGCTTAGCCGACCGTCAAAGATTAGCCCACGTTCGGGGTGGTCGGGGTCAATGAGTCGCATGGCATCCCCTGTGCAGTAGTACCCTTCGTGGTCAAACGCCTCGTTGGTTCGCTGTTTATCGCGCCAGTACCCCGGCGTGATGTTGAGCCCCTTAAGACGTGCCTCCCACTTATCGTCCTTCGCCACCAGCTTCACCGTCATGCCCGGGACAGGGTGGCCGATCAACCCTGGTGTGTCGCTGGGCTCTTCGGTGCAAAAGGCCAGGCATGCTTCGGTGGAACCGAGCCCCGTCAACATGGGAACGGGAGCTCCGCGTGTCTGTTTGCCTAATGCTTCCAGAGCAGCGCGCACATGAGCGGGCAGCACGGCGCCCCCGAAGTGCAGCATTTGCAGGTCGTGGAAAAAGGCCTCGCGCAGGGAGTCATCGTTGCGCAGGTGCTCGACCAGCGCTTCGAACCCCTTGGGGACATTGCAGTAAAACGTGGGCGACACCTCGCGCAGGTTCTCTATAGTTCGCTGAACCCCTTGAGCAGTGGGGTTGCCATCATCAATATATAAAGCGCCCCCGTTGTGGATCGCCATCCCCAGAATCGTATTGCCGCCAAAGGTGTGATGCCAGGGCAGCCAGTCGACTAATACCGGTGGGTGCCGCTCTAGAAAGCTCTGCCGTTTCGCTAGCATGGTTTGATTGCTACACAGCATACGGTGGGTGTTAATCACCGCCTTGGGCATGCCCGTCGACCCTGAGGTAAACAGTAGTTTGGCGATAGTGTCAGGTGTTACGCGGGCGTGGGCATTCTCTACATCGTGAGTCGCCGGTGTCGAGACGAGGGAGTCAAAGGTCAGGGCTCTCTGTGCGGGTATCTTGGCTACACAGGTAACGCCATTATCGCAAACGGCCGCCAGTGCCCGGCTAAAGCGCGCCTCCTCATCGACAAATAGCATCCCCGGGGTCACCAGTTCCACCACATGCCGCAGCTTAACGAAATCTTCCGATAGTAGCGCGTAGGAGGGTGACACCGGCACGTAAGGAATGCCCACATGCATAGCGGCACAGGCAAGTAATGCGTGCTCAATGCTATTTCCCGACAGCACCATCAACGGCCGCTCCGTCGACAGGCCATGATCAATCAGTGCTTGTGCCAAGCGTTTTACTTGTGGCAATGCTTCACCGAAGGTAAGCGTTCGCCACCTGTGCGGGCCTTCTTGGCGCTCAGCTAAGAAGGGTTGCTGTGATGTTTTACTTGCCCAATGGGCAAGGCGCTGGGTCATGTTACGGGGGTAGGTAGGGACATCGCCTCCGTGTAGTCGGAACTCTTGTAAGGTGTCAGTCAGCGGAGGGGGGAGAGACATGAATAGCTCCATAGCGAAAAATCTTGGATTTGTTGTGTGCTGTCATCTTGGCGAATATAGTTATAGTGGTTAACTAGATGATTAGCTAGGATGCTGATTTAAGACCTTGGTTGTAATTATTTAAATGAGACAGGAATTAACGCATGGCCAAATCGAAAAAGAGTACGTCCGTTCAACAAGTTGAGCCCGATGAAAAAGAGCCGACGTCTGTCGCCGGTCTGGTGCTTGAAAATCGCCTTGGTTACGCCTTGAGAAGGGCGCAGTTGACTGTTTTTAAACATTTTAATGAGGCCATGCAGGAGCATGAGATACGCCCTGCCCAGTTCTCTTCGCTCGTGGTGATTGAAGGCTATCCCGGCATCACCCAAACCAATTTAGCCAAGGTGCTGGACATTGATCCACCCAGAATCGTTAGCTTAATTAACAATCTGGAGGAGAGAGGGTTGGCTTTACGGGTGCGCTGTAAGCGGGATAAGCGCTCCCACGGGATTTTTCTTAGCAAAAAGGGCGAAGCCTTGACCGAACAGCTGAAGGGGCTGGCTGAACAAAGTGATATCAATGCAACTCAATCACTTAGCGAAATAGAGCGACGTCAATTGCTGTCGCTGTTAGTGAAAATATACACCTCGGATACAGAGAAAGGATAAAACTTTAGGCGTATTTTTGTCGGTGACGCTTGCATGCTCTCTCAAAGACAATTACTTATATTAAGTAATTAGTTTGGTTGTAACGGCCTCGCGGTGTAAAGCGCAGGGTTGATTTCAGCCATACAGCGAATTCCAAAAACAAGAGACGAAACGATGAGCAGCTTAGCGACAGTACCGACCATCGGCACTGCATTGATGCGCCGTAGTCTTGAGATAACCTGTAGGGTTGCCGCGATAAGCGGCGGATTGTTGATCGTAGCACTCGCTATTATCACCGTCGTTAGCATTCTTGGCCGGTGGGTAGCCAGTGTGCCGGTGTTAAGTGATATGACGATGCTGGCATGGGTGGGCCCCATCACCGGTGATTACGAGCTGGTGGAGATGGGGACGGCCATCGCCGTTTTTCTGTTTTTGCCTTACTGCCATTTTCGCAGTGGTCATGTCACGGTAGACCTACTGGTCATGAACGCGCCGCCTGTCGTTCAGCGCCTGCTTGCCGTTGTTGCCGAAATGCTCTTTTTGGTAGTGGCAGGGTTAATGACCTGGCGCCTCTATCATGGCTTGCTGGATAAACGTCGCTATATGGAAACCAGCATGCTGCTGGATATACCGCTCTGGTGGGGGTATGTCGGCGGTGTAGCGGGGTTCGCACTGTTGACGCTGGTCTGCCTATATCGTGCTTTGGATGCGTTAACCGATAAGCAGCAGTATCCCAATTCAACGCATAGCCATTCGTCTCCCACGCAAGAAAATTCTGTGCAAGGAGACCTGTAATGACACCTCTCACCTTGGGCGCTAGCGGTTTTGTGGTTCTGCTATTCATGATGGCCACGCGAATTCCAATCGGCTTGGCCATGCTGGTGGTTGGCGGCGTTGGGACGATACTGGTCACTGGGCCAGCGGGCATTTTAAGTGGCTTAAAGACGCTTCCCTACGAACACTTTTCCAGCCATACGCTATCCATCATTCCACTTTTCCTGCTTATGGGGCAGTTTGCGGCGAGAGCTGGCCTCTCCCGGGCCATGTTTCAGGCGGCCAACGACTGGCTGGGCCACCGCCGCGGCGGACTGGCGATGTCCACCATTGGCGCTTGTGGTGCGTTTGGGGCCATTTGTGGCTCTTCGCTGGCGACCGCCGCCACCATGACCCAAGTGGCGCTGCCCGAAATGGAGCGTCAAGGGTATCGCGGCAGCCTGGCGACCGGCGCCTTGGCCGCAGGCGGCACCCTGGGTATTTTGATTCCCCCCTCTGTGGTGTTGGTTATCTACGCCATCCTGGCCGAACAGAACATTAACGAAATGTTTGCCGCTGCCCTGGTGCCGGGCTTGTTAGCGGTGTTCAGCTATATGTTGGCCATCTCGCTTTATGTGCGCTTTTTTCCTGACAGTGCGCCGAGTAAGGCGAAAGCCTCCCGCGGCGAGCGTTGGCGCTCACTGTTGGAGGTATGGCCTGGCGCGGCGATCTTTATCGTGGTGATTGGGGGCATCTATACCGGTATCTTTACGCCTACCGAAGCCGCCGCCGTCGGGGCGGTCTCCACCGGTGCCCTGGCGATAACACGAGGCGGACTGCGTTGGAACGGCTTACGGGACTGCGTTCTTGAAACCGCGGTGACCTCGGCGATGATCTTCTTTATCGTGCTCGGTGCTAGTGTTTTCAATAGCTTCCTTGCCCTGACCCAGCTTCCGCAAATGACTGCCGGTTGGATAGTGGGGCTTGAGATTAGTCCCTGGGTAGTTCTGGCGGGCATTCTTTTCTGCTATTTGGTGCTTGGCTGCTTTATGGACAGCCTTTCGATGATTCTGCTCACCGTGCCCATCTTTCTGCCCATCGTCATGGGGATGGACTTCGGCATGCCCGCCGCCGATGTGGCGATATGGTTCGGCATCTTAGCGCTGGTGGTCGTTGAAGTGGGCATGATCACGCCGCCGGTGGGGCTGAACATTTTCATTATCCACTCGATGGCCCCTCGTATTCCCTTAATCGAGACCTTTAAAGGCATCCTGCCTTTTTTAGTGGCAGACCTTATTCGCATTATTTTGCTGGTGCTCTTCCCCGCCATCTCGCTTGGCTTCGTCTACTTAATCAATTGACCAAGGGAGTTGGACATGTCCCAAGACGCGACTCAACGAATGCCGACGCCTACTTTTATCGCGCGCTTAACGGTTGACGTCGATGCCCCGCTTGAGCTGGGTGAAAACCCTCAAGGCAAGCGTCGCTTCATTGCCATCACCGGCGGCCAAGTGTGTGGTGAGCGGTTGAACGGCGTGGTATTGCCTGGCGGAGGAGACTGGCAGACCCTGCGTAATGATGGCGTGGCCGAACTGCATGCCCGCTATTTTTTAGAAACCGATAGTGGCGAACGCATCGAAGTTGAAAACAGCGGGTTTCGGCACGGTTCGACTGCTGTCATGCAGCGCCTTCAGCGCGGAGAAATCGTTGCTCCAGAGGAGTATTACTTTCATACCACGCCGCGCTTTTACACTTCCAGCCCCCGTTACGCCTGGCTAACGCGCACGATTTTTATAGGCGCTGCCGAGCGTACCCGGGAGAACGTTTTGATTGATTTATTCGCGGTGAATTAAGTCGGCGTGCTCAGTCGCTTAGCCATTGACCACAGTAAACATAACAAGCACAACGAGGTACTTCTTATGACCCAGCAGATTACTTCAAAACTACACCGGCGTTTGCTCGCATTAGCCATCGCCTTACCTCTTGCCTGGGGCGCTGGGCAGGCCAGCGCCCAGGAGGCTGAGTACACACTTCGGCTGCATCATTTCTTCCCGTCTTCGGCGCCCGTTCACCAGGAGTACTTTATTCCCTGGAAAGAGGCCATAGAGGAAGAGTCCAACGGCCGTCTGGAGGTTGAACTCTACCCTTCGATGCAACTGGGTGGTAAGCCACCTTCGCTCTATGACCAGGCGAAAGATGGCCAGGTGGATATTATCTGGACGGTGCTGGGCTATAACTCTGGACGATTCCCCCAGGCTGAAGTCTTCGATTTACCTTTTATACCGACCACAGGTGCTGCGACAAGCCAAGCCGCTCATGAATATGCGATGACGCACATGGAGGATGAGTTAGAGGGCGTATACCCCATCGCTGTCCATACCCATAGCCCTGGCGCGCTGCACACCAAAGAGACGCGCATTGAATCACTCGACGATATAAAGGGGCTCAAGATGCGTGGCCCCAGCCGGTTGGTGAACCGCTATCTTGCCAAACTGGGCGCGGAACCTATTGGTATGCCGGTCGCCCAGGCGCTGGAAGCCCTGTCCAAAGGCGTCCTGGATGGCACGGTGATTCCCTTTGAAGCGATTACCGCTATGGGGTTGGCCGATATTACGACCGAACATACGGTCTTCAGTGGAGACAATGCGCTCTATACCACGATGATGATCGTCGCGATGAACCAGCGCAAATACGATGAGCTGCCCGCCGACCTGCAGTCGGTTATCGACGCTCACTCCGGCATCCAAGAGGCCCGCAAAATAGGTCAGATCATGGATGATGCCGACCAGGTGCAAATCCAGGCCATTCAAAATGGCGAACAGCCCGGCACGATTACCCAACTGGATAGAGATGAAACTGCCCGTTGGCAAGCCGTGGGGCAGGAAATCGCTGACGAGTGGATCGCCGATGCCGAAGAGAAAGGACTTGATGGCGAAGCGCTATATAACGATGCCCGAGAGTTAATCGAAAAGTTCACCACTGAGTAGGCGCTTGACCGTTAACGTTTGAATAAGCCGTTTGATAAACCCCAAGGAGCAAGAGATGAGTAACTACCAGGATCGCTGGCAAACCGTGAAGGTGAACGTCGAAGAGGGCATTGCCTGGGTGACGTTGAACCGCCCTGAAAAGCGCAACGCCATGAGCCCGACCCTCAATCGTGAAATGATCGATGTGCTCGAAACCATCGAACTGGATCAAGAGGCCCACGTGCTGGTATTGACCGGCGAGGGCGAATCCTTTTCCGCCGGTATGGACCTTAAAGAGTACTTCCGCGAGATCGACGCCAGCCCCGAGATCGTCCAGGTCAAAGTGCGTCGCGACGCCTCTACCTGGCAATGGAAGCTACTGCGTCACTACGCCAAGCCCACCATCGCCATGGTCAATGGCTGGTGCTTTGGCGGGGCTTTCTCGCCGCTGGTGGCCTGCGATTTGGCGATTGCCGCCGATGAGTCGGTATTTGGCCTCTCCGAGATCAACTGGGGTATTCCCCCCGGCAACCTGGTGAGCAAAGCCATGGCCGATACCGTGGGCCACCGGGAAGCGCTCTACTACATCATGACCGGGGAAACATTTACCGGCCCCCAGGCAGCCAAAATGGGGCTGGTGAATAAAAGTGTACCGCTGACCGAGCTACGCGAAGCCACCCGCGAGTTAGCCGCAACGCTGCGTGACAAGAACCCCGTTGTGCTGCGTGCCGCCAAGATCGGCTTCAAAATGTGCCGCGAACTGACCTGGGAGCAGAACGAAGAGTACCTCTACGCCAAGCTCGATCAGGCGCAGCAACTCGATCCCGAGCAGGGGCGTGAGCAAGGGCTGAAGCAGTTCCTCGATGAAAAGAGCATCAAGCCTGGGCTGGAGAGCTATCACCGGTAAACACCGGACAACAACAATCGACAATGATGTAAACGAGAGGTTGCCATGGATCTTGAACTGTTAATCGGCGGTGAGCGGTGTGCCGCTGAGCAAGACGCCAACTTTACGCGGGCCAATCCGCTGACTGGCGACGTTGTCACCCAGGCGGCGGCGGCCTCTGTCGCCGATGCAGCTCGGGCCGCAGACGCCGCCGCGAGCGCCTTCCCGGCCTGGTCAAGAACGGGCCCCGGCGAAAAGCGCGCCAAGCTGCTCAAAGCGGCAGAGGTTATGGAGGCGCGGCAAGCTGACTTTATCGAACGCATGGTAGATGAAACCGGCGCGACGCCAGGCTGGGCGGGCTTTAACGTCATGGTCGCCGCCAGCATTCTGCGTGAGGCGGCGTCGCTGACTACGCAAGTGAATGGCGAGGTCATCCCTTCCAACGTGCCCGATAACCTGGCGATGGGCGTGCGCGTGCCCTGCGGCGTGGTGGTGGGCATTGCGCCCTGGAACGCGCCGATTATTCTAGGCACCCGTGCCATTGCCACACCGCTGGCGTGTGGTAACACGGTGATTCTCAAGGCCTCGGAACAGTGCCCCGCGACGCATCATCTGATCGGGGAGGTGCTGATCGAGGCTGGCCTGGGCGATGGCATCGTTAACGTGGTGACCAATGCGCCCCCGCAGGCCGCCGAGGTCGTCGAGGCGCTGATCGAGCATCAAGCCGTACGGCGTATCAACTTCACCGGCTCTACCCAGGTGGGGCGCATCATTGCCGAAAAAGCCGCGCGTCATCTTAAGCCGGTCTTGCTGGAACTGGGCGGCAAGGCGCCGTTCGTGGTGCTTGACGATGCCGACCTGGACGCCGCCGTAGAGGCTGCCGCCTTTGGCGCCTTCTTCAACCAGGGCCAGATCTGCATGTCCACCGAGCGACTGATCGTGGTGGACGCGGTCGCCGACGCCTTCGTCGCAAAACTGGCCCGCAAGGCGCAAACGCTACGCGCGGGCGACCCCCGCGGCGAAGGCAATGCGCTGGGCACGCTGATCAATCGCGAAGCGGGCGAGAAACTCAACGCCCTGATCGACGACGCCCAGCAGCATGGGGCTCGCCTGGCCTGCGGCGGCAAGGCCGAAGGCGTCATTATGCAGCCTACCGTGGTGGATGGGGTTACCAAGGCGATGCGTCTGTATGGCGAAGAGTCGTTTGGCCCGGTAGTCGCGCTGATGCGCGTCAAGGATGAAGAGGAAGCCCTACGCGTGGCAAACGATAGCGAATATGGCCTTTCGGCTGCTGTATTCAGCCGCGACACCGCCCGGGCGATGCAGTTTGCCCAGCGCATTGAGTCGGGTATTTGCCACATCAACGCCCCCACTGTGCACGACGAACCCCAGATGCCCTTTGGCGGCGTGAAATCGAGCGGCTATGGACGCTTTGGCGGAAAAGCCGGGATTGAGGAATTCACCGACCTGCGCTGGATGACCATGCAGCTTGGGCCGCGCCATTACCCCATTTAGATAAGCGCAAGCACTATATCTTGCAAGAAAGCGAAGTAAATAAAGGAGTTCATTACAATGACAATAAAACCCACACTCGCCAGCCTCACGTTGTTAACTGGCATGCTCCTCAGCGCCAGTGGCTACGCCCAGGACACGGTGACCCTGCGCTTGCACCATTTTGCTGCCCCGGCCACGCCCGTGCAGACCGAGTATCTGGAACCCTGGGCCAAGCGGATCGAAGAGCAGTCCGAAGGGGCTATCAAGGTGGAAATTTTCCCAGCCATGCAGTTGGGGGGCTCAGCGCCATCGCTCTACGATCAAGCCAAAGACGGGGTGGTGGATATCAGCTGGACACTGCTCAGCTATACACCGAATCGCTTCCCGGAGTCCGAGGCATTCGATCAACCCTTCCTGCCCACAACGGGGGAAGCCACCAGCATGGCCGCCCATGAGTTTGCGACAACGCATATGCAAGACGCCTTCGAGGGTGTCTATCCCATCGCCGTTTTTGCGCATACGCCAGGCAAAGTCCATACCCGGGATGTGTCAGTAGAGAGCGCCGATGACCTTGATGGGCTAGCGATTCGCGCCCCCTCTAAAACCATGAACCGCTACCTGGGTCTTCTCGGTGCCAAGGCGGTAGGTATGCCGATGCCACAAATTCCAGAGGCGATTTCCCGTGGAGTGATCGATGGCCTGACGCTGCCCTTTGAGAGCGCAGCGGCACTGGGTGTGCTGGATGTCGCCCAGAACCACACCTTTTTCGAAGGTGAGCATGGGTTGTATACAGCGATGATGGTACTGGGCTTAAACCAGGCTAGCTATGATGCACTCTCGCCAGAACAGCAACAGGTGATTGACGACAATGCCGGGCTCGAGGAAGCGCAGCGTATCGGTCAGGTCATGGATCAAGCGGAAGAGGACGCGATCGAAGCGATTGAAGCAAGCGGTGAAGGGGAGATGTTCTATATCGATCAAGACTCACTGGCCCCCTGGCAAGCGGCAGCCGAGAAGGCCACGGCTCAGTGGATTGACGACATGAATAGCCGCGGCATTGAAGGCCAACAGCTCTATGATGAGGCGACCCGATTGGTTGATAAGTATACCGAGCAGACAAAGTAGCCCTTGACTTGATTTGTTGGTAAGCCGCTTTCGTATTATTTGCGAAAGCGGCTTTTTGTTGATGCACCGTTTATGTTTAATCGCTGTGTTATTCGATGGCTCGACCATAGCCGTGATTTTATATTCGAAAAGTCCAATTTTATATTGGCAATGTGACTTATCTATTGGCCCTTATCTACCTAACACTGAAAGTGTTGTGCTGCATCTGTTAAATACAGGCGGCATAAACCGCCATCATAGACGAATGTCGATTAGCTCTACTGCGCATTGTGGACTAACGTAGTGATTATAGGCGAACTAATATTCGCTATGCGAACTTATAAGAATCCAACAAAAGTCCAGGAGCTCCTGATGAAAATCCTCTTTACCCGCTCTATCCTCGCTGCTGCCGTGGCGGGTTTCACTATCGCTTCGGCGCAGGCCGAAACGACCCTGCGCATGGCGCATTTCTGGCCGGGTTCTTCGGGCGTCAACGAAGATATTTTTGAGGTGTGGGCCGACACTATCGAAGAAGAGTCCGATGGCGAGTTGACCGTTGAAATGTTCCCCTCCGGTACGCTAGCCAAGCCAGATGCGATCTACGAGGCGGCGGCTAACGGCATCGCAGATATTGGTGCCACGGCCCAAGGCTATACCGCCGGTCGTTTCCCGCTATCGCAAATTGTTGAGTTGCCGGGTGTTGCGACAACGGCAACCCAGGGTGCCTGTGTCCTGCAAACGCTCTACGACGATGGTCATCTGGATAGCGAGTATGAGGATACCCGCCCGCTGTTTATGTTCACTACCGGGCCGGGTGGTATCCACACCATCGACACTGACGTGCAAACGCCTGGTGACCTTGATGGCCTGCGCATTCGCCGCCCCACTGCCGTGGCGGGTGAAATTCTCGAAAACATGGGTGCCGAGCCCGTGGGCATGCCGGCACCGGATATCTACACCTCTATGCAGCGTGGCGTTATCGATGGGCTGAGCTTTCCCTGGGAAGGGCTAAAAGGCTTCCGCGTTAACGAACTGGTCGAGTACCACACCGAAGTGCCGTTTTACACGCTGATTTTTGTGGCCACCATGAGTGAGCGCACCTACGACAGCCTGAGTCCCGAGCAACAGGAAGTGCTGGATAACAATTCGGGCATGAAGTGGGCCAAAAACGCCGGTGAAGTGTTCGACCGCCTGGACGTGGAAGGCAAGCAGGAAGCCGAAGACGCGGGCCATACCATCCGTGAAATCAAGAATCCGTTGGAAGATGCCGACTGGCAGAAACCGTTGCAGGACGGCATTGACAACTATCTTGCTGAATTGGAAGAGCGTGACTTACCGGGCGAAGAAGTTTACGAAGCTGCCCTAGAGGCCCGCGATTCCTGCGCTGCACAACAGGAGTAATCCATAATGCAGTCAACCTTACTGAGGGCCAGCTATTGGCTGGCCCTGTTCTGTCGCATCGTGGCGGGCGTTGCGCTTGTTGGGCTCTTGGGCGTCACGATTGCCGATGTGTCTACCCGTTATTTGGCGCGCCTGACCGAAGGGGTCGTTTCACTAAGGATTAGCGGCAGTGTGGAGTTGGTCAGCTATTTGATGCTTTTCTCGCTGCTCGCGGCGATGGCCGCCAACGTTGAGAAAAGCCAGGTCATCGTCGAGGCCTTTTCCCACGGGCTCCCCGACAAGCTGAAAACCCGGCTGCACGGTGTCTACCTGCTTGGCTTTGCCGCGCTGGGGCTGGTGATTTTTATTGGCCTGGTCGATTCTGCCACAGCAGCAGCTCGTCATGGCGAGGTGACTCAGGATCTTCGGCTACCCATGGGGCCAATTTATTACATAGCTGCCGTGTTGAGTCTCCTTTTGGGTATCCGTAGCTTTTTGCATGCGCTGCTCTGCGCGTTGTTTGGTGTCGAGGCGGAGGTGTCCCATGGGGAGTGAAATGATCGGTGCCGTTGGGCTTGGCATGCTGCTCGTCCTCATGGTGCTGCGGGTACCTGTGGCCCTCACCATGTTGATTATCGGCGTGGTGGGGTTTGCCCAAGTGATTAGCTGGGGGGCGGCAATTTCGCAGCTTAAAACCGTCCCGGTGGAAGTGCTATCAAGTTACAGTTTCAGCGCGGTTCCCATGTTTATTTTAATGGGCGTGCTGGCGGCGCATTCAGGCATGGCAGGCAAGCTGTTTGATTCCACGCGCACCATTTGCGGCGGCTGGAAGGGTGGCCTGGCCATCGCGGCGGTCGGTTCTTGCGGCATTTTCTCCGCTATTTCAGGTTCTTCACTGGCCACGGCCAGTACGATGACACGCGTTGCGCTGCCGGAAATGGAGCGCTATGGCTATAATCGCGGCCTGGCCACCGGCGCACTGGCGGCAGGCGGTACGCTGGGTATCATGATCCCGCCGAGCATTGCGCTGCTGATCTATGCCATTCTCACTGAGCAGTCGGTGGGTGACATGTTCATGGCAGGGTTGATCCCCGGTTTGATGGGGCTGGTGATGTATGCCCTCACGGTGAGCGTGATGATGCGCTTGCGACCATCGTTTGCCGTCGCGGGTGAACCCACCTCTTGGAAGGAGAAGTTTGCCTCGCTAACAGGCTTGCTGCCGTTTTTCGGCGTTTTCCTGATCATGATTTTGGGGATCTACTTTGGCGCGTTTACGCCCACCGAAGGGGCGAGCGTGGGTGCCTTTGCTACCCTGATATACGCCTTCGTGAAAGGCATGCGTTTTAGTGGGCTATGGCATAGCCTGCAAGAAACGCTGGCGCTCTCCGCGGTGGTGTTCTTCATGCTGGTGGGGGCGGAAACGCTCGGCTACTTTATCTCGGTATCGCGTATTTCGTTCTCGATTGCCGATCTCTTGGCCGGCATGGACTTAACCCCGATTGTGGTGGTGCTGTGCATCCTGGCGCTCTACTTTGTGCTGGGTATGTTCATGGATTCCATCGCCATGCTGGTGATCACCGTGCCGGTGGTCTACCCCATCATCCAAACCATGGGCATTGATCCGGTGTGGTTCGGCATCATCACCGTTTTGACCGTGGAGTTGGGGCTGATGACGCCACCGGTGGGGATGAATGTGTTCGTGATTAAAGCGATGGCGCCGCATGTCGGGCTAGGGGAGATATTTAAAGGGGTGGCGCCTTTTGTGGTCTCTGACTTAATACGACTAGCGCTATTAATCGCCTTTCCTATTTTGAGCACTCTGTTTCTGCTCTAGTCAGCTTGCGTCATCCGCTTTGTCTAAGCATCGTTTGGGCGGTGGCGATAAAAGGAGTTTATGCGATCACAAGTGAGTAGAGAGGCTGACGCTGGTGCTTGATGAGCCGTCGCGGCTCATCAAGCCATTACCGACAAAGGCTTGTGGCTGTCAGTAGGTGAAACGATGGAGATCAATAATAATAAGGCATCCACACGCCATGGCGATGCCGATCTATTGCAGCGTTTCAGCCGTGGGTTAATGGAGCTGACGGAGCTGCCCAGATGCTCGATGCCTGAAAGGTGGCTATGTGAAGCCGTACAAGGCTTCGCTAATATTGTGGGCTTTGATGCCGCCTGGTGGGGGCAACTTTATCTACCCTCGGATACCTCATCATCTATCTTTGCACCCAGTGTCATGATGGATGGCAGCTTGGGGCTGAGTTCATCTTTTGCCCAAGAGTGGCATGGTATTTCCGGGGTGGATCGGTTCGCCAAGGCTTCAATCTCCTACCTGGGCAAGGCCGTGCGGGGAGGCCATGACGATTTATCTGACGCTGATTGCGCCGAG harbors:
- a CDS encoding DUF3237 domain-containing protein, translating into MSQDATQRMPTPTFIARLTVDVDAPLELGENPQGKRRFIAITGGQVCGERLNGVVLPGGGDWQTLRNDGVAELHARYFLETDSGERIEVENSGFRHGSTAVMQRLQRGEIVAPEEYYFHTTPRFYTSSPRYAWLTRTIFIGAAERTRENVLIDLFAVN
- a CDS encoding TRAP transporter large permease — its product is MTPLTLGASGFVVLLFMMATRIPIGLAMLVVGGVGTILVTGPAGILSGLKTLPYEHFSSHTLSIIPLFLLMGQFAARAGLSRAMFQAANDWLGHRRGGLAMSTIGACGAFGAICGSSLATAATMTQVALPEMERQGYRGSLATGALAAGGTLGILIPPSVVLVIYAILAEQNINEMFAAALVPGLLAVFSYMLAISLYVRFFPDSAPSKAKASRGERWRSLLEVWPGAAIFIVVIGGIYTGIFTPTEAAAVGAVSTGALAITRGGLRWNGLRDCVLETAVTSAMIFFIVLGASVFNSFLALTQLPQMTAGWIVGLEISPWVVLAGILFCYLVLGCFMDSLSMILLTVPIFLPIVMGMDFGMPAADVAIWFGILALVVVEVGMITPPVGLNIFIIHSMAPRIPLIETFKGILPFLVADLIRIILLVLFPAISLGFVYLIN
- a CDS encoding feruloyl-CoA synthase, with protein sequence MSLPPPLTDTLQEFRLHGGDVPTYPRNMTQRLAHWASKTSQQPFLAERQEGPHRWRTLTFGEALPQVKRLAQALIDHGLSTERPLMVLSGNSIEHALLACAAMHVGIPYVPVSPSYALLSEDFVKLRHVVELVTPGMLFVDEEARFSRALAAVCDNGVTCVAKIPAQRALTFDSLVSTPATHDVENAHARVTPDTIAKLLFTSGSTGMPKAVINTHRMLCSNQTMLAKRQSFLERHPPVLVDWLPWHHTFGGNTILGMAIHNGGALYIDDGNPTAQGVQRTIENLREVSPTFYCNVPKGFEALVEHLRNDDSLREAFFHDLQMLHFGGAVLPAHVRAALEALGKQTRGAPVPMLTGLGSTEACLAFCTEEPSDTPGLIGHPVPGMTVKLVAKDDKWEARLKGLNITPGYWRDKQRTNEAFDHEGYYCTGDAMRLIDPDHPERGLIFDGRLSENFKLVTGTWVNVGTLRLHLVEHFAPLAQDIVVVGEGRDYLTGIVVLNLPACQQQLGSGKTPLEVLAADPNLQQWFAKRLATHCRGQSSSMRLERLLLLDQPLSVDRGELTDKGSVNQRLVRERYTDLVACLYAEPPQDPRIILPSTSPAS
- a CDS encoding p-hydroxycinnamoyl CoA hydratase/lyase → MSNYQDRWQTVKVNVEEGIAWVTLNRPEKRNAMSPTLNREMIDVLETIELDQEAHVLVLTGEGESFSAGMDLKEYFREIDASPEIVQVKVRRDASTWQWKLLRHYAKPTIAMVNGWCFGGAFSPLVACDLAIAADESVFGLSEINWGIPPGNLVSKAMADTVGHREALYYIMTGETFTGPQAAKMGLVNKSVPLTELREATRELAATLRDKNPVVLRAAKIGFKMCRELTWEQNEEYLYAKLDQAQQLDPEQGREQGLKQFLDEKSIKPGLESYHR
- a CDS encoding TRAP transporter small permease; the encoded protein is MSSLATVPTIGTALMRRSLEITCRVAAISGGLLIVALAIITVVSILGRWVASVPVLSDMTMLAWVGPITGDYELVEMGTAIAVFLFLPYCHFRSGHVTVDLLVMNAPPVVQRLLAVVAEMLFLVVAGLMTWRLYHGLLDKRRYMETSMLLDIPLWWGYVGGVAGFALLTLVCLYRALDALTDKQQYPNSTHSHSSPTQENSVQGDL
- a CDS encoding MarR family winged helix-turn-helix transcriptional regulator, coding for MAKSKKSTSVQQVEPDEKEPTSVAGLVLENRLGYALRRAQLTVFKHFNEAMQEHEIRPAQFSSLVVIEGYPGITQTNLAKVLDIDPPRIVSLINNLEERGLALRVRCKRDKRSHGIFLSKKGEALTEQLKGLAEQSDINATQSLSEIERRQLLSLLVKIYTSDTEKG
- a CDS encoding TRAP transporter substrate-binding protein — protein: MTQQITSKLHRRLLALAIALPLAWGAGQASAQEAEYTLRLHHFFPSSAPVHQEYFIPWKEAIEEESNGRLEVELYPSMQLGGKPPSLYDQAKDGQVDIIWTVLGYNSGRFPQAEVFDLPFIPTTGAATSQAAHEYAMTHMEDELEGVYPIAVHTHSPGALHTKETRIESLDDIKGLKMRGPSRLVNRYLAKLGAEPIGMPVAQALEALSKGVLDGTVIPFEAITAMGLADITTEHTVFSGDNALYTTMMIVAMNQRKYDELPADLQSVIDAHSGIQEARKIGQIMDDADQVQIQAIQNGEQPGTITQLDRDETARWQAVGQEIADEWIADAEEKGLDGEALYNDARELIEKFTTE